In Flavobacterium endoglycinae, one DNA window encodes the following:
- the recG gene encoding ATP-dependent DNA helicase RecG gives MSNNLLETPIEYLKGVGPSRGQLLRKELGIHKYGDLVNFYPNRYIDRTRYYKINELQNTGTEVQIIGKIINIKTVEFAKNKKRLVATFVDETGQIELNWFQGHKWIRESLKLNEQLVIFGKCSLYGSSFSMAHPEIELLSEHERSLRSAMQPVYPSTETLTNRGISNRTINKMMEQLFLETQALFTETFPAYLIEELKLISKRAALFNIHFPKSADALAKAQFRLKFEELFFIQLQLITKNLIRKHKIKGHPFTKVGELFNDFYQNHLPFDLTNAQKRVIKEIRTDMGSNAQMNRLLQGDVGSGKTIVGFMSMLLAIDNGFQACLMAPTEILANQHFLGLSEFANLLNINIRILTGSTKTSERKIIHEELENGSLKILIGTHALLEDKVKFNNLGLAIIDEQHRFGVEQRSKLWKKNDIPPHVLVMTATPIPRTLAMSLYGDLDISVIDELPPGRKPIETAHRYDTNRLKVWKFLRDEIAKGRQIYIVYPLIQESEKMDYKDLMDGYESISRDFPLPQYSISILHGKMKPADKDAEMKRFSEGKTNIMVATTVIEVGVNVPNASVMIIESAERFGLSQLHQLRGRVGRGAEQSYCILMTSHKLSTDSKTRMETMVRTNDGFEIAEVDLKLRGPGDLMGTQQSGVLNLQIADIVKDREILSYARNYAMKILKEDPPLQKPEHAILKTVFIELTKKKNIWNYIS, from the coding sequence ATGTCTAACAATCTTCTTGAAACTCCTATTGAATATCTGAAAGGTGTTGGTCCAAGCCGTGGCCAGCTGCTTCGCAAGGAACTGGGAATTCATAAATACGGAGATCTGGTTAACTTTTATCCCAACCGATATATCGACCGTACAAGATATTATAAGATTAATGAATTACAGAATACAGGAACTGAAGTACAGATTATTGGAAAAATAATCAACATTAAAACTGTTGAATTTGCCAAAAACAAAAAACGTCTCGTTGCAACTTTTGTAGATGAAACCGGACAGATCGAACTCAACTGGTTTCAAGGTCACAAATGGATTCGTGAAAGTTTAAAACTGAACGAACAGCTGGTAATTTTTGGAAAATGTTCTTTGTATGGAAGTTCATTCAGCATGGCACATCCAGAAATTGAATTACTAAGCGAACACGAAAGGAGTCTTCGCTCTGCCATGCAGCCGGTTTATCCTTCTACAGAAACACTAACGAATCGTGGTATTTCGAATAGGACAATCAATAAAATGATGGAACAATTGTTTCTTGAAACCCAAGCGTTATTTACCGAAACTTTCCCAGCCTATTTAATAGAAGAATTAAAACTGATTTCCAAAAGAGCCGCATTATTTAATATTCATTTCCCAAAGAGTGCCGATGCTTTGGCGAAAGCTCAATTTCGATTAAAATTTGAAGAATTGTTTTTCATCCAGCTTCAGTTAATCACTAAAAACTTAATTAGAAAACATAAAATAAAAGGACATCCGTTTACAAAAGTCGGGGAACTTTTTAATGATTTTTATCAAAACCACCTGCCGTTTGATTTAACAAATGCTCAAAAAAGAGTAATTAAAGAAATCCGTACGGATATGGGAAGCAACGCCCAAATGAATCGATTACTTCAAGGTGATGTAGGTTCTGGAAAAACTATCGTTGGGTTTATGAGTATGCTTTTGGCGATTGACAACGGTTTTCAGGCGTGTTTAATGGCTCCAACCGAAATTTTGGCCAACCAGCATTTTCTTGGTTTATCTGAATTTGCGAATTTATTAAACATCAACATCCGAATTTTAACGGGATCAACTAAAACTTCCGAACGAAAAATTATTCACGAAGAGCTTGAAAACGGGAGTTTAAAAATATTAATTGGAACGCACGCATTACTTGAAGATAAAGTGAAATTCAATAATTTAGGTCTTGCTATCATTGACGAGCAGCATCGTTTTGGTGTAGAACAAAGATCTAAATTGTGGAAGAAAAACGATATTCCGCCGCACGTTTTAGTCATGACGGCAACGCCAATTCCGAGAACTTTGGCGATGAGTTTGTATGGTGATTTGGATATTTCTGTGATTGATGAATTACCACCGGGAAGAAAACCTATCGAAACGGCACACCGTTACGACACAAATCGTTTGAAAGTCTGGAAATTCCTTCGCGATGAAATTGCAAAAGGAAGGCAGATTTATATTGTGTATCCGTTAATTCAGGAATCCGAAAAAATGGATTATAAGGATTTAATGGATGGTTACGAAAGTATTTCCAGAGATTTTCCTCTGCCTCAATATTCGATTTCCATTTTGCATGGAAAAATGAAGCCTGCTGATAAAGATGCTGAGATGAAACGTTTCTCTGAAGGAAAAACCAATATTATGGTGGCTACAACCGTTATTGAGGTAGGTGTTAACGTGCCAAATGCCAGCGTGATGATTATTGAAAGTGCTGAGCGTTTTGGTTTATCGCAGCTGCATCAGCTTCGCGGACGTGTTGGCCGAGGTGCTGAACAGAGTTATTGTATTTTAATGACAAGCCATAAATTAAGTACTGACAGCAAAACCAGAATGGAAACTATGGTGCGTACCAACGATGGTTTCGAAATTGCCGAAGTCGATCTAAAACTCCGCGGACCAGGAGATTTGATGGGAACACAGCAAAGTGGTGTACTAAACCTTCAAATTGCCGATATCGTAAAAGACAGAGAAATTCTTTCTTACGCTCGCAACTATGCCATGAAAATTTTAAAAGAAGATCCGCCTCTTCAAAAACCAGAACACGCCATTCTAAAAACAGTCTTCATTGAATTGACTAAGAAAAAGAATATTTGGAATTATATTTCGTAG
- a CDS encoding PAS domain-containing protein — protein MDARFSRPTPSDREVDWNKNKVLLSKTDKNGTILYANEDFIDVSGYDEFELIGQPHNIIRHPDMPKVIFKFLWDSIKSSENIHVIIKNMAKTGRYYWIVTDFKIIADTDGDIVGFFCTRKSVPEPIITKFIEPLYKKLLQIEEASGISASEEYLVGFLEERKKTYMEYIDHLITTGKDDKNKVSKGLFSSLFDKKSPSKK, from the coding sequence ATGGATGCCAGATTTTCCCGTCCAACGCCTTCTGATCGAGAAGTTGATTGGAATAAAAACAAAGTCTTACTTAGCAAAACAGATAAAAATGGGACTATTTTGTATGCTAATGAAGACTTTATAGATGTTTCAGGATATGATGAATTTGAATTAATAGGTCAGCCTCATAATATTATCAGACATCCAGATATGCCCAAAGTAATTTTTAAATTCTTATGGGACAGCATAAAATCAAGTGAAAATATACATGTCATCATTAAAAATATGGCAAAAACAGGCCGTTATTATTGGATTGTCACCGATTTTAAAATCATTGCCGATACTGATGGTGATATTGTAGGTTTCTTTTGCACTCGAAAATCAGTTCCTGAACCTATCATCACAAAGTTTATCGAACCGTTGTATAAAAAGCTTTTGCAGATTGAAGAAGCAAGTGGAATAAGTGCTTCGGAAGAATATCTGGTTGGATTTTTAGAAGAGCGCAAGAAAACTTACATGGAATATATCGATCATTTAATCACAACTGGTAAAGACGATAAAAACAAAGTAAGTAAAGGTTTGTTCAGTAGTTTATTCGACAAAAAATCACCGTCTAAAAAATAA
- a CDS encoding peroxiredoxin family protein, which yields MKKKILLILWFSLLLTAIGYLFWQNEFKYSLPTPIPENYHKIALGRTVDLSQCCPFDAKPVFFHFFNPDCPCSRFNVPHVSELIKKYGDQVNFKIVVLNKNRIFTIKEIQGKFGAEIPVYFDEGIAKKCGVISTPQAVILDPLHNLYYRGNYNKTRYCTNPESNYAQQAVELLLNKQKSPTFNALALRAYGCSLPKCTK from the coding sequence ATGAAGAAAAAAATACTGCTTATCTTATGGTTTTCATTATTACTTACCGCAATTGGATATCTTTTCTGGCAGAATGAGTTTAAATATAGTCTGCCAACACCAATTCCTGAAAACTATCACAAGATCGCTTTAGGAAGAACTGTTGATTTATCTCAGTGTTGTCCTTTTGATGCAAAACCAGTTTTTTTTCACTTCTTCAATCCTGATTGTCCATGCTCACGTTTCAATGTACCTCATGTTAGTGAACTTATAAAAAAATACGGAGACCAAGTCAATTTTAAAATTGTAGTTCTGAATAAGAATAGAATTTTTACGATTAAGGAAATCCAAGGAAAATTTGGAGCAGAAATTCCGGTTTATTTTGATGAAGGTATTGCAAAGAAATGCGGTGTTATCTCGACTCCGCAGGCTGTTATTCTTGATCCTTTGCACAATTTATATTATCGAGGAAATTACAATAAAACAAGATATTGTACGAATCCAGAAAGTAACTATGCCCAGCAGGCCGTAGAGTTGCTTTTGAACAAACAAAAATCGCCCACTTTTAATGCTTTAGCTCTTAGAGCTTATGGATGTTCGCTGCCCAAATGCACTAAATAA
- a CDS encoding efflux RND transporter periplasmic adaptor subunit gives MKLKHLIYALIIIVLGGFITYRIISNKSKNEDSKKFGDKDKPISVTGLVVKTSTFDNNLSLSGSIEANEQVEIHSEVSGIVEGIYFNEGTYVNKGQVLFKVNDIELKAQLRQAVTKEGLAAENERRAKLLLQKEAISQEEADVARADHASAQAQSQLIRAQIAKTSVKAPFSGKIGLRSISPGTYITPTVLVAKLVNTGKLKITFSIPEKYASQVKNGSTIDFNVSGSDKTYTAKIYAIEPEVAVATRTLQIRAIADNTDGKLFPGTFADIKLPLNIIKDAIVVPSQAIVPVQSGKKVYIANNGQAKEVMVDATTRTDASILILSGLKAGDTLITSGVMSLKNEAPIKVKVQAQK, from the coding sequence ATGAAACTAAAACACCTAATCTACGCCTTAATAATCATAGTCTTAGGAGGATTTATCACTTACAGGATAATTTCGAATAAGAGTAAAAATGAGGACTCTAAAAAATTTGGCGACAAAGACAAACCAATATCGGTAACGGGACTTGTCGTAAAAACCTCTACCTTCGATAATAATTTGTCGTTATCAGGTTCTATTGAAGCCAATGAACAAGTCGAAATCCACAGCGAAGTTTCGGGAATTGTAGAAGGAATTTATTTTAATGAAGGTACTTACGTTAATAAAGGACAGGTACTTTTTAAAGTAAATGATATCGAATTAAAAGCGCAGTTAAGACAAGCTGTAACCAAAGAAGGTTTAGCAGCAGAAAACGAAAGAAGAGCTAAACTTTTACTTCAAAAAGAAGCTATCAGCCAGGAGGAAGCAGATGTAGCAAGAGCAGATCACGCTTCGGCGCAGGCACAAAGCCAGTTAATCAGAGCACAAATTGCAAAAACATCTGTAAAAGCTCCTTTCTCAGGAAAAATTGGTTTACGTTCTATTTCACCTGGAACATACATCACTCCAACCGTTTTAGTCGCAAAACTGGTCAATACTGGAAAACTAAAAATCACTTTTTCTATTCCAGAAAAATATGCCTCACAAGTAAAAAACGGATCAACAATCGATTTTAACGTTTCTGGTTCAGATAAAACTTATACCGCAAAAATATACGCTATCGAGCCCGAAGTTGCCGTTGCCACTCGTACACTGCAGATTCGCGCTATTGCTGACAATACCGACGGAAAACTTTTCCCTGGAACATTTGCTGATATTAAATTACCATTGAACATTATTAAAGATGCCATTGTAGTTCCATCTCAAGCAATTGTACCCGTACAAAGCGGTAAAAAAGTCTATATCGCCAATAATGGTCAAGCCAAAGAAGTAATGGTTGATGCCACCACACGAACAGATGCTTCTATTTTGATTTTATCAGGGTTAAAAGCCGGAGATACTTTAATTACAAGCGGTGTAATGTCTTTAAAAAACGAAGCACCAATCAAAGTTAAAGTACAAGCGCAAAAATAA